agcattatgcaatattcgtagtggataatttcttttttgcgtagtactatgcaccaaacttataatacttaaatatttaaaacataatacacgcatacttaacaaaataaacatcgaAGTATGGGTCTCAAAAAATTGTAATCCCAAAAAAATTAAGACCGGGCTCCAtaattacattaccaaaatacactattgagctAGTTCATCAAGGAACTCGTGTAACTTAGCTAACGATGCCAGAATATTGTCCAGAAATCTAACTATGGAAGTTATAAGCTTCACATTGCGTTTGCGACGTTTAGTCAACCTCCTTTAGTCCACTAATGTTCGCTTCATGCTCTGGTCCTgacacatcacctaccatttggaaaaaatgatagttgaaactaccacggtgagatttgattataaatctcagcTAGTTAATAGGAAACTCCCTTACAAGTTAATGATGTATGCATGGTAGTAAAGACATGAATGCACAATCAAAGTCaataataaacataacataacttgacataacatagtatgaaataataatcataacataacttgatataacatgacataaaataacttgacataacatgacatgagctgatataacttgaactgaaacgtgaactgaatttGAAACTTAATATGACATGGGCTTGAAATTGAGACTTGACTTGACGTGACAtagcatgaacttgaacttgagacttgaCATTAACGTGAACTTAAACATAAcattaacatgaacttgaacataacatgaatgtaaaatacataaacttagaatcttgttcaataaattGAACTTGAGAATGAACGTGACATAATTGAACTTGAACTAAAACTAAACATGAACTTAATGTgaatttgaacataacatgaatgtgaaatacttgaacttggaatcttattCAATAAACTGAACTTGAGTATAAACGTCACATAActaaacttgaactgaaactgaaactgaacttaatgtgaacatgaacatgaactttgaaacataatgtgaacgtgaacttgaatataacataaacaCGAACTTGAACTGgaacttaacttaacataaacttgatttgaGTTCTAACAATCAATATGATTTTGCAAGTGGTTTCATGAAGAATAGTGAATAATCAGAATGAGTCTACCTAACGTATTCCATTggagatactcagacaatcaaaatgattccatcatgaatattttaaatcacgtaccctaacaatcaaaatgattacacctggaatattttataatactttgacaattagaatgattacatcacgagtattttaaattaaataccctaacaattagaatgattacgtTAGGAATATCTACATAActgaatttgaaataaattctgactatcaaaatgatttcgccagAACTACCTCACGTGAAATATGAATGGAGATGCACAAACAATCATAGTGACATGACTGACTTAACATGACTTGAAAGGTTGTTCCTGAGATACACAAACTGTACTcaaaatgaaatgtgacatGAAACAAAGGGACAGAGATCCTAAcgtagcataacatgacatgaacataaGATGATAGACATGACATACTTTAAGACATAAACGTaacataaaacattttttaacatGGCGTatatgtaacagacaatattttataacatgacataacatgtaatagataatatttcatagcatggcataacatgtgatagaaaatatttcataacatggcataatatgtGACAGTAAATATTACGTAACATGACATTCATAatgtgacatacttgcaatagatGGCAACATGTGATAGAATATAATGTATAACatataagtatttcatgacagaataGTTTGTATAACAGATAGACATGTgatgacatgacataacatggcatatatAACAACATATGGACATAAACTGTAGTTCCCTTAGGCATCACATATACACGATAAAttaatagtaagttaagagctaatTTACCTCGATGGTTGCATTTTACGTAAATAAAGTGCAAAATATGAGGAATTGTAAAAGGGTATTTTAAAAGTTAacaatttaattactaacaattaaaagcatgtaaaagagacaacttatggtaaaattatcattttacccataacttaagaattttatatcctaattccaaaaatgatcaaaatttacatttcttatgtaaattttattttgaactcaaatatcaattcagaaaaatttaaaacaattcacaACCATAGGAAACTCACTATGGCTAAAACATTCATatgccatttctcttgatttttgttgcaatttctcaaaactcttgattaaaccaaaattttgcaacaaagatcttcctatcctaagtttaaaaacatacttaaaatgTCTCGTAAGAAAAAGCTAATTATcaataccaaactttttgtgaaatgacccaaactttttaacaaaaagcaaaccttttgaatcacaagttttgactttaatcaaaacatctctaagaattccaaaaaatcaaatcttacttctaacatattcataatatcatcttaAGATCAactatgctttaaatcatcaaacaaaagtcaccaaaaatcataaaacaacacttggagtttttggttttacacaaaatcgaaaaacataaactttttctcaactaactttgatcaatctcttgatctatgacttaaaaagatgagatcttcaaattaaacatcacatggtttaaaaatgtgtcttaaaaaagatccaaccatcaaatttaaattcaaatggctaaaaatcaatcaaacatggatctaacctaaaaacatcaaatcttaagCCAAATTGATCCTAAGCCAAATtgatatttagtattaatttaaaacatataattttCTATGCAAAAAAGTTGAATGAGCCATTTGAATTAGGATCATcctaacatcctaacatgcaaataagagacttaggatcatcaaataaaaatatcaaaacctttgGAGTAATATCAAactacgaaatattcaaactttctctcaaagaatggggtgaagaagtgatgaaagggagtgAAGAATGAGTTTCTAACCaagaatggggtgaagaagtgatgaaaggaaatgaaatgtgTCTTGCACGAATTTAGTCCTCTGAAGGAGGAAGGCAtgagcttgaatgacccttgattggatgTGCGTATGTCACATAAAGTGAAGAATAGTGAGTGGCATGGACTGCATGGAGCAGCTATGAGGTATGGAGAGTAATGAGGTAgatttctccttcacatcaagacactattgggtgcagccaaggttAGTGGTTGACCTGTcatgtgggggggggggggggggaggggaacttcttcaagaagcttttccaagatggccaaattcgtgggccttagtGGATCTCAACCAAGAGGGCTTCAATTTTGGGTTTAAAGGGGGATTTGGTTAGGGTTTAAGATGTTATCAAgcctaaatttaattttttttggcccaatcaaattttcaagatttaaaaggttggataatgatgtcataacaagaatttaataaattaatagcatgtgaaagtgatttaatcaaatgattaaacacagtattagaaattggatcaaaaagggtttaaaggccaactttagggtttgggaaaaccatttagggtttcagttttaaCCAAgtttttagggtttcaattggatttcaactatttagggttttactagggttgaaaccaagagggtttggcacaatttggttgattagATAAAAGAATAGGATtttacttaggtggcatgatctcacaccttaatTCATTCACAATtcatctcatggttcctctttgtaccaattatctaatactattcaccaagtgtcACTAAGATATTGTCAAGtatctaaataaaacttatctaatttaatttaggcaTTCCAAACTGTGTTTTTAAAAACACTGCACTAGGTGCTACTGTTAAGCTTATTATTCACTCCAGGAAGGTGAAAAATAACCTTTGCattaaaaaatcctaaatattcatacgaATCTAACTATgtaattcatttatcaaaattcaatcccGTAGTGCctcaaaaaaagtaaaatatgttttcaaacaagcgtattgtccgaaaactaaaaatgagattattgcatcatataatcataaataatcaATTGCGTCAATTGGAGCAAACAGTAAAACATTCTAAAACTTCTAActatcttaaataaataaaatcgtacttctgacaccatagtgagagataacactgactatactaacaaattaaaatctatGCAATTAattgattcgtgaaaacttacggagttttcacgagattcttaaaacctatagaaattccactGCTGGATTTTTAGCAGGCCATTACACCACATGTCTCGTGCCTAGGAGGGGTGACAACATTAAATGCACTGAAATGCCTTCTCAAGAGACATGCCTGTGTCAAGTTGTAAGGGTCAGAGGCCTAGGAGGGATCACAAAATTAAATACAGTAATGAGCCCCATTAGTATACGCAATGATGTTAGGCCACCAAAAGGAAGGAAGGGCCACGACAACACCATGGGCAAGATATAGGGAAGGAAAAGTGAGCTTGTAGGTATGATCCTTTTTCTCTCCCTTTAGACACTCACACATATATACATCCTAAAGAATATCAACTGACTTGGGCAttagatgtgacgcccccaaatttcgtttgggatcggacggacatttgaagcgtcgagacatgcaacacaaggttacctgcctcgttcatgacatatgagatgcaatgttcctaacatgcatctaacattatgcaatattcgcagcggataatttttttctttagcaatactatgcaccaaattgaaaatatcccaaatgcttaaaacatacttcatacataaagacccattgagtagatcacaacactagtccaaaatggttatgatccaaaaaatactaaagatgcaactccattgtacaagtagtaatttacgttaactactatattaacattgacgttgcaccatcgcttagtcaattgtgtctagttgatcagctcctgattctccttcaggtcctgtaacaagatctaccaatcggggggaatggtagttgggactaccaaagtgagatttgattacaaatctcagtaagttaacaaaaaatttccacacaagctaatgatgcatgcatgacagtaaaagcataaatacataatcaaattcataagtaattaaagcataacttggtgtACAACAtggcataattgacataacttaaattgaaacatgaactgaacttgagttgacatgaacttgatctgaaacttgatttaacatgaaaaatacatactccacagttgttgtgaccccatgtattctacgtgtaaatacatactccacagttgttgtagccccatgtattctacacaaactgaatgtattcaagatgaaacgtgactgaaaaacgaaaggactggagccctgacgtaacataacgtgatttgaacataacttgaaaaacatgaataacttgagatagaaacatttcgtaacatagcataacatataatagacaacatatttaacatgacatacttgtaatgtacagtaatacatgacagaatatattatgtaacagataaaaattgatgacagaataaattctgtataatagacaattacgtgataacttggcatggcatgacatatatgataacatacatacatacattgtagttcctttacttagcacacatacacagtagactgctagtaagttaaaagctaacttacctcgatctccgcgtttcttataaaacttcaagtgcgaccacgaggaactgtaattagtgattctaaaagttagaactaaatcactaaatatttgaaatatggaaaatactaacttaaagagtaaaattttcattttactctctacatgtggaaaaatgaccgttttactcataacttaaggattttgcgtactaactctaaaagtttctaaaatttacattcctcatgtaaattttgtcctaaacttaaatatcaattcagaaaaatttaaaacaaaatacaactataaagaacacactatggttgaaacatccataggccatttccctttatttttgttgcaattccttccaacttcaaaactcatgcttaaaccaaaattttgcaacaaacatcttccaatcctaagttcaaaaccatacttaaaacatccatttagaaaaagctaataatcaacaccaaacttttttctaaaaagatccaagcacttgaatcacaagttttgaccttaaatcaaaacatctccaagaatttcaaaaatcaaatcttacttctaacatattcataatatcatcctaacatcaaccatgctttaaatcatcaaactaaagtcaccagaatcacaaaataaaatttggagtttttggttttacacttagtccaaaaacagaaactttttcctcaactagttttgataaatctcttgatctatgacttataaatatatgatcttcaaaccaaaccattacatggtttaaaaagatgtcctaaaacatatacaagcttctaattcaagatcacatggttagaaattaatcaaaacataaatttagccaagaatatccacactttggcttatctgaatatctctttgcataaaatttcatatctttgaaactaacatcaaatatcttcaaaataataatataaaatgtatataagatgtttaggatcctccaataaaattatcaaagtcattagaataggtttagaccaccaaagagttaaactttctcaaaacagaaactgtttttcctcttccagtttctaagtttttaaatctaagaaaatctttcatcaaaacctttaatcatgcaaaaatcctcaaccaatagtcatatatacatgttaaaaatactccataaaaatttcggaccaatatctatccattagcttggtcaaaaactccaaactataacatattctccagtttacctcctagaatgacctttctatagtttatacaatattttactaaccaaatgatcttcaaatggggaaaataagatatccatgtaaactagactcaaaaaggaacaacttatatgaagcagactttatgataaaacacttacaatagcttcgaaattggcgtgcaaaatacctcctaaaagctgtccgagagagagtgtttgatattctttcaatggaaagtgtaaatgaagataatttcatagggagaggtggctggagataattatggatgagatatggaagagatgaggctggagttgagagttgagtgtagttttctcctacccaaaatatctataaaagattatctcataatattctatccaatagtatctacaaaaatcaacttaagatatttttatctaataatatctataaaaatcaactcaaaatatttttacccaataatattcatgaaaattacctcaagatatttctttttatccaataatatctacagttttgaacagacgttttatccaaaaatatgaaaaaatgttattgcgccataagactttaaatagccctccgagtctaatggcacaaaccataatacattttgacacttctaactatctccaataatcaaaaacacatttctgataccatagtaaataataacactaactatgtagttagacaaaaacctatacgattaatggattcgtgaaaaccccataagttttcacgaggttcctaaagttaataaaaatttcacaattgaatttctagcgggctgttacattagAGGCTCCCCCTTTGGGCCAAAGAAGCTcaaattttgtccctaaaaaaTGATGGAAGGTGTTTACCTTTCAAACCCATTCGAACGATATATGtaagaatgaaaattttcattcctaataaaataactgttcgaacatattttttaatgtttgaacaaaataaaataaacatttgatCGAATATTATATCTAGTCAAACGAGAATTTGGCACGTTAAGTGACAAAATTTAGCAGGGACATTGACTTATCATTTGAACAACATATAACAACTTTCAAACGTCATGGTTAATCAATGTTTAAACGGATATTAAATATGATCGGACGGGAAATTGGTGGGGTAAGTCACTAAATTTAGCATGACATTGGCAACTTACCATTGGAACATATCATTATgcctcaaaaaatatttcattgttTATATTTAGTTATATGCATGTATTGTAatgactttatatatatataaaatatgtattttgtaGCAAGAGTCAAATACCAATTATGATATGACAAAATTCTTTGTCTTAAGTGTAGGAAAAAATTATTGCTCTACGTTCTAAATCTTCATCAAATTAAAATTCCTCAACAAGTGATGTTAAAATTTTTACTAAAGTTCTGGGTCCATATTCAAGATTTTTGAGGAGTTTGGGTCATTGTATCAAGCCTTCTAGCTCTTCTATATCGTCCAACAATGCCTCCAACAACTCTAGAGTATTGGAGGAAGCGAGGTCTAAGATTGAGGAATTGAGGACGAGACAGaatgagttagaggctcaattgtcCCAACGAGCATACATGTAGATGCGAATGAAACAACAAGAATAGCAACAAGAGGCGTTCAATAGAGAGATGCAACTCTAAATGCAGAACAATTCAGGCTTCCaatcaattgatttatttatttgtttatgttttcgTACGATGAACACTAGTACtgttttatttagtttgaaCAAAATggaatgtgtttttttaatatattatgtttgtgtatttgtttttttgttattgtgtaaaatcaattttttattgtttgaatgaCAAAAAagcattcgaacaaaaacagtcaaacaattcaaacaatgaaatAGACCATTTGAACATTCTCCATAAgagacttttgaacaacaaTCGTAAATCTTTTGAAcataaaaaaatgttcaaaTGCTTACtaactacatcaaatgcatttaAACATATTTGTTTGTTTGACCACCAAAGCTAACCTTCAAACAGGTTtctgtttgaaaaaattttgtttagGTCAACTACTCATGAAGTATTCATTTGAACATAATTATccaacatttatttatttatttatttatacctaTCTTAACTTGAAATATTTCAAGCTCTTTATTTCTATAAGACGATGTTAATTGGAGTGTTTTCATCAAATGAAGTAGTCTTGATCAAATGATGGATGCCAAACTtataccatcatcatcatcatgttcTAGCATCCTCtcatgcttcaaactcttgagGTGGTGATAAGCATCTATATTGCAAGCATGAGTACTTGCATCATTAATCTTCTCTCCATAACTGAGTAAGAGATGGTTGTAACATCGCAGCAAAACCTTCAAAACCTCTTTCATGGATGGCCGCATAAAAGGCTGTATGTGAGTACAATTGATTCCAAGTTTGAAAACACGACACATGGAATCCATGCAACAGTGTTCCTTGACCTCCTCCTCCAAGGCATCAGCTATAAATTTGTCTTCTTGAACATATCGCCATGCCCATTCTGCAAGAGATGTGTGTTCATCCCCCTCATTAGCTTTCCTTCCTGTTGTCAGCTCCAAAAGGATAActccaaaactataaacatcaATCTTCTCATTCACTCGTTTTGTACGAGCATATTCTACAGGTTCAAGTTAACAACaacaagaaataataaaaatcttggggattatattatataaaaaatgaaacttgggaagtttTGATGTTATACCAGGAGCTATGTAGCCGAAAGAGCCTGCCACAGATGACATTGTAGTAGATTCTCCCTCCTTCATCAGCATCTTGGCAAGACCAAAATCAGCTATCTGTGCATTAAACTCGAGATCTAAAAGGATGTTGCTGGACTTCACATCTCGATGAACAATAGGTGGTGAGCAGTCGTGGTGCATGTAGGCGAGCCCTTGAGCAGCCCCAACTGCTATATGCAACCTCTTAGGCCAATCAAGGTAAATATGATGGACTGAACCTGAGACAGTTGATGCTTTACTCTTCCCATGTAGCCACTGGTCTAGGCTACCATTTTTCAAATACTTGTAGACAAGAAGCTTTGTGTTGTCACTAGAGATGCAGCAGAGCAATTTCACTATGTTGGAATGTCGAATTGAACTCAGTATTTTGACTTCTGCTAGAAATTCTTTTTCAAGCTTTTCTTCAAGCTTTTTGTTATTCCAGATCTTCTTCACAGCAACACGATCAAgtgaattattaaaagaaacacAATATACCTTCCCTGATCCACCGCAACCAATGACATTCTTTTCTGTCAATCCTGACAAAATGTCTGATTCTGTGAAATTTAGATTCTGGAATTGGATGACGTTCCATGTGGAATCCGATCCATGCTTTCTTTTTCCATAAGCTCTGATGATAAATAATGAGATTAACAAACCTAGAACAACTGCCATGACGAGACTTATAATCCAAGCCATTAATTGGTGTGAAGTTTTGCTTGGATTTTGAAGTTTTGAATTGCAATTGTTGATGTTTAATGAAGGACGATTAGCACAGAGGTGAGGATTGTTCAAGAAGCTTTTGGCATATGCATCATTTTCGAATTCAATTGGGATACTCCCACTCAGATGATTGGAAGAAAGATTGAGGGAAGTGAGCTTCAAAAAGCCAAGTTGCGGTGGAATTTGGCTAGATAGTTGGTTTTCTGACAAATCCAATTCCAAAAGGCTTGGTAAAGAACCAAGTTTCCCTGGAATCTGTCCACAAATTGCATTTCGGCTAACATTTAGAAAATTAAGGGCTTTCCATGATATAATATCTGATGGAAGGGAGCCCGAGAGCTGGTTCCGATCAAGCAAAAGAGTTATCAAATTAGGAAGAATTGTTAATTCTTGAGGAATGGTGCCATTCAAGAGGTTATTACTAGCCTTAAGAACCACCAAATTCCTCCAGGAAGAAGGTCCCTTTGGAATTTTGCCTGAAAACATATTATTGCTAATCTCCAATCGTGAAAGATTTCGTGACAATATCTCAGGAAGCTCAcctataaaagaattatcacTTAACATCAATGTTCCCATGTTCTGTGATGTCCATAGGCCGCTAGGAATAGAACCAGAGAGCCGATTGCTGAAAACACTGACAATAAGCAAACTGCTACAATTTCCAAGAGACTTTGGCAATTCACCGTCAAGGTTGTTTTTGAAAGCTACCACTCCCAACAACCTTCCATTGTCACACAAGTGTTCTGGTAGCTGGCCAGTAAGCATATTGGTTGCAACCTGAAACTCTTGAAGCATTGAATACCGACCAAAGTCTGGAGGCAAAGCTCCTGAAAAATTGTTGCTAAACAATTTGAGAACTATAAGCCCTGGAAGACGGCCAATGCTATCTGGGATTTTTC
This is a stretch of genomic DNA from Carya illinoinensis cultivar Pawnee chromosome 3, C.illinoinensisPawnee_v1, whole genome shotgun sequence. It encodes these proteins:
- the LOC122305711 gene encoding receptor-like protein kinase 5: MSRTIPTFVDFSLYTNFFMIFLLLLLSHANSQLSTQEQAVLLNLKQHWQNPNSLSLWIPWNSSSHCNWLGISCFNDSVTELYLQSKNIYGTIPSFICNLKNLKAINLSDNYFSSIEFPRALYNCSKLEGLDLSQNYFAGAIPDDIHCMAQLHNLNLGGNNFSGNIPSSIGQLAELRTLELYACQFIGSLPPEIGNLSNLEELGLAWNSKMMPRLPSNFTKLKKLKVLWMVHMNLVGEIPDKIGEMTSLEKLDLSKNYLTGKIPSSLFMPKNLRIVYLYKNNLSGEIPQVVEALNLNIIDLSENNLTGTVPNDFGKLKKLSSLSLFCNQLFGKIPDSIGRLPGLIVLKLFSNNFSGALPPDFGRYSMLQEFQVATNMLTGQLPEHLCDNGRLLGVVAFKNNLDGELPKSLGNCSSLLIVSVFSNRLSGSIPSGLWTSQNMGTLMLSDNSFIGELPEILSRNLSRLEISNNMFSGKIPKGPSSWRNLVVLKASNNLLNGTIPQELTILPNLITLLLDRNQLSGSLPSDIISWKALNFLNVSRNAICGQIPGKLGSLPSLLELDLSENQLSSQIPPQLGFLKLTSLNLSSNHLSGSIPIEFENDAYAKSFLNNPHLCANRPSLNINNCNSKLQNPSKTSHQLMAWIISLVMAVVLGLLISLFIIRAYGKRKHGSDSTWNVIQFQNLNFTESDILSGLTEKNVIGCGGSGKVYCVSFNNSLDRVAVKKIWNNKKLEEKLEKEFLAEVKILSSIRHSNIVKLLCCISSDNTKLLVYKYLKNGSLDQWLHGKSKASTVSGSVHHIYLDWPKRLHIAVGAAQGLAYMHHDCSPPIVHRDVKSSNILLDLEFNAQIADFGLAKMLMKEGESTTMSSVAGSFGYIAPEYARTKRVNEKIDVYSFGVILLELTTGRKANEGDEHTSLAEWAWRYVQEDKFIADALEEEVKEHCCMDSMCRVFKLGINCTHIQPFMRPSMKEVLKVLLRCYNHLLLSYGEKINDASTHACNIDAYHHLKSLKHERMLEHDDDDGISLASII